In Mustela nigripes isolate SB6536 chromosome 12, MUSNIG.SB6536, whole genome shotgun sequence, one DNA window encodes the following:
- the ATOX1 gene encoding copper transport protein ATOX1 isoform X1 → MAAPALGAGSSDAPAPAAAAAAAAAAAAASTAMPKHEFSVDMTCEGCSNAVSRVLNKLGGVEFDIDLPNKKVCISSDHSVDILLETLEKTGKAVSYLGPK, encoded by the exons ATGGCAGCGCCAGCCCTCGGAGCCGGCAGCAGTGACGCTCCCGcacccgccgccgccgccgccgccgccgccgccgccgccgccgcttccACAGCCATGCCG AAGCACGAGTTCTCCGTGGACATGACCTGTGAAGGCTGCTCCAATGCGGTTAGCCGGGTGCTCAACAAGCTGGGAG GAGTTGAGTTTGACATTGACCTGCCCAACAAGAAGGTCTGCATCAGCTCTGACCACAGCGTGGACATTCTGCTGGAGACCCTGGAGAAAACAGGAAAGGCTGTTTCCTACCTCGGCCCCAAGTAG
- the ATOX1 gene encoding copper transport protein ATOX1 isoform X2, whose protein sequence is MTELPVVLRPPCSSRIKILKKHEFSVDMTCEGCSNAVSRVLNKLGGVEFDIDLPNKKVCISSDHSVDILLETLEKTGKAVSYLGPK, encoded by the exons ATGACAGAGTTACCAGTGGTCTTGAGACCACCCTGTAGCTCAAGAATCAAGATTTTGAAG AAGCACGAGTTCTCCGTGGACATGACCTGTGAAGGCTGCTCCAATGCGGTTAGCCGGGTGCTCAACAAGCTGGGAG GAGTTGAGTTTGACATTGACCTGCCCAACAAGAAGGTCTGCATCAGCTCTGACCACAGCGTGGACATTCTGCTGGAGACCCTGGAGAAAACAGGAAAGGCTGTTTCCTACCTCGGCCCCAAGTAG